Below is a genomic region from Geoglobus acetivorans.
AATGGGATTTGCAGGTATAGTTCTTGGCATTCCTGCTGGTTACTATGTGGCTGGAAAATTCTTTGAGTCATTTGAAAGCGAGCTGTATCTGATCCCGATGAGGATTTCTCTTGGAAGTTATGCGATCTCCGTGATCTTTGTTCTGATGGTCATATTGCTGTCAATGGTTCCTGCATTCAGGTATATCAGGAAAATGGATATTCAGAAAATTGCAAGCGAGTTTGTTGGTTGAAATAAATCAAAATTTAAAAAAGCTCAGGTTCTGTAAGCTTCACCAAAGTCGAAGTCCAGTTCCTGGCTTATCAGGTCTCCTACTTCCCCGAGCAAACTTACCAGTCTGTTGTAGGAGTCCATAAAGTTCCTGACACTCTCAAGCTCGTTCAACTTTCCCTGAATTTCGGTCAGGGAGTTCAGTAAAGCCTCATCTACTTCTCCCATGAGCTGTTTTGAGAGGAATTCCTGCTGCTTTTCCTGAAATTCTATCAGAAGATTCTGAGCAACTTCATCCTGCTTTAAAACTTCTTCTGTGGCAATAAATTCCCTATATTCCTCGCTCTCGGATATAGATTTTGCAAGGGCTATTGCCCTATCTCTAATTACGTCATTCATTTATTTCACCTTCCTTTCTTCCCCGCTTGCCTTACAAACTATTTTAATGTTTCGCTGTTATCTTGGCATGAGGTTGTGGATACGCTGTGTTCTCCGATATATTTATTAAGCCATTTAGAAAAGCTCGCTTAATCACGCTAATGGAGGGTTAAAAATGAAATCAGCTTACGCGTACATAAGGGATGCATGGAAAAGACCCTGGGATGGCTATGTTGGCCAGCTGATGTGGGAGAGATTGCAGAAGTGGAGAAGAGAGCCAGCCATAGTCAGGGTCGAGAGACCCACGAGACTTGACAGAGCAAGAGCCCTTGGAT
It encodes:
- a CDS encoding YlbF family regulator; this translates as MNDVIRDRAIALAKSISESEEYREFIATEEVLKQDEVAQNLLIEFQEKQQEFLSKQLMGEVDEALLNSLTEIQGKLNELESVRNFMDSYNRLVSLLGEVGDLISQELDFDFGEAYRT